The Ammoniphilus sp. CFH 90114 genome contains a region encoding:
- a CDS encoding NERD domain-containing protein kinase family protein yields the protein MIKKRRPFPLRIKQEEALLRRLPLNHKKRQDITQSLRNLRAGYRGEVELDYHLQFLPEKDFLIFQDLRLPLQDRFFQIDTLVLTPAYALIIESKNIYGHLFFNPVSKQVIRTFQDNKEGFPDPLMQAKRQQIQLQKWMEAESIKSCPVYKLISIGSPSTIVETAPGNEAIFTQILHAEHIPNKILEFPTEPKLLSSYQLKKLSEHLLQNHIPLKLDILKRYRLSSSELLKGIACPHCPNHQLTRIFANWKCPQCKTKRKKAHVRVIKDHLLIHGFITNEQCRELLNLSSIHTATRLLKAMRLPLEGKTKGRVYYTPLTPPI from the coding sequence TTGATAAAAAAACGCCGTCCATTTCCACTCAGGATAAAACAAGAAGAAGCTTTACTCCGCCGACTCCCTCTTAATCACAAAAAACGTCAAGACATTACCCAGAGTTTAAGGAATCTACGAGCTGGTTATCGCGGGGAAGTCGAATTAGACTATCATCTGCAGTTTCTACCAGAAAAAGACTTCCTCATCTTCCAAGATCTTCGGCTTCCCCTCCAGGATCGTTTTTTTCAAATTGATACTCTCGTGCTTACTCCCGCCTATGCGCTTATCATCGAGTCGAAAAACATCTACGGTCACCTCTTCTTTAACCCCGTCTCCAAACAAGTCATCCGTACTTTTCAAGATAATAAAGAAGGCTTCCCCGATCCTCTTATGCAGGCTAAGCGACAGCAGATACAGCTGCAAAAGTGGATGGAAGCCGAATCTATCAAATCTTGTCCTGTCTACAAATTAATTTCGATTGGCTCTCCAAGTACGATTGTCGAAACCGCCCCTGGGAACGAAGCCATTTTCACGCAGATCCTTCACGCTGAACACATCCCTAATAAGATTCTCGAATTTCCAACCGAGCCCAAACTTCTCTCCTCCTATCAGCTTAAAAAACTCAGTGAACATCTACTCCAAAATCATATCCCACTCAAACTCGATATCTTAAAACGATACCGGCTCTCTTCATCTGAACTTTTAAAAGGTATCGCCTGTCCCCACTGCCCAAACCACCAACTTACCCGGATCTTCGCGAATTGGAAGTGCCCTCAATGTAAAACAAAGAGAAAAAAAGCCCATGTCCGAGTCATTAAAGACCACTTGCTCATCCATGGATTCATTACAAATGAACAGTGCCGAGAACTGCTAAATCTATCTAGCATCCACACCGCTACCCGATTGCTAAAGGCAATGAGACTTCCTCTTGAAGGCAAAACAAAAGGACGTGTATACTACACGCCCCTTACACCACCCATTTGA
- a CDS encoding Lrp/AsnC family transcriptional regulator — protein sequence MKMTELDYKILDLLREDCRRPNTDMAKILGVSEGTVRAHVAKLLEDGIFSYGIYIDPKRVGSRVRTMMGITTKLGYQEQVAETVSSFPFVKYVGAISGNHDVIIQADFRDNEELFRFVNHVLPGIDGILTTDISIELKEFKNPVQSLGSNPEVKWVV from the coding sequence ATGAAGATGACCGAACTAGATTACAAGATTCTAGACTTGCTGAGAGAAGATTGCCGCCGCCCCAATACGGACATGGCGAAGATCTTGGGTGTAAGTGAAGGGACGGTTCGTGCGCATGTTGCTAAATTGCTAGAAGATGGGATATTTAGTTACGGGATCTATATTGACCCCAAACGTGTAGGATCGAGAGTGCGGACGATGATGGGGATCACCACCAAGCTAGGGTACCAGGAGCAGGTAGCTGAAACCGTATCTTCCTTTCCTTTTGTAAAATATGTGGGGGCCATCTCCGGAAACCACGACGTTATAATTCAGGCCGACTTCCGGGATAATGAAGAGTTGTTTAGATTCGTAAATCACGTGTTACCTGGTATAGATGGGATCCTTACAACGGACATATCTATCGAATTAAAGGAGTTTAAAAATCCCGTTCAGTCTTTAGGGTCTAATCCTGAGGTCAAATGGGTGGTGTAA
- a CDS encoding aromatic acid exporter family protein has protein sequence MNKWFGKRIIKTAIAVFITAWVCEALGWPVIFAVITAIVTIEPTLSSSIKKGLVRLPAAAIGAAFAMFFDYLFGQTPLTYALSASLTIYICHLLRWNDAMIVATLTAVAMIPMTSDHFLVSFFTRIGTTSIGIIISSMVNFAVMPPNYLKRIGVMYGQLIEQTEALARQIAVDQADKKRLKLQLSALMRELHKTNELIQYQQEGYKYYKAPEEQGKELREYQDKLDRLEARLFELGHVLSSSNRLGLQKVE, from the coding sequence ATGAATAAATGGTTTGGGAAGCGCATTATAAAAACAGCCATCGCCGTTTTTATCACTGCTTGGGTTTGTGAAGCTTTAGGTTGGCCTGTGATTTTTGCTGTGATTACGGCTATTGTTACCATCGAACCAACATTATCTTCTTCCATAAAAAAGGGACTCGTTCGACTTCCGGCAGCTGCGATCGGTGCGGCTTTCGCCATGTTTTTCGACTACCTCTTCGGGCAAACTCCTCTCACTTATGCCTTATCGGCCTCGCTTACGATTTATATCTGCCATCTCTTGCGGTGGAATGATGCCATGATTGTCGCTACGTTGACGGCTGTGGCTATGATTCCTATGACGTCTGATCATTTTTTGGTCTCCTTTTTCACGCGGATCGGCACAACCTCCATTGGCATTATTATCTCCTCCATGGTCAATTTTGCGGTGATGCCACCGAATTACTTAAAGAGAATTGGTGTCATGTATGGGCAATTGATTGAGCAGACTGAAGCTTTGGCCCGACAGATCGCGGTAGACCAAGCGGATAAAAAACGGTTAAAACTACAACTTTCTGCTCTCATGAGAGAGCTCCATAAAACGAATGAACTCATCCAATATCAACAAGAGGGGTATAAGTACTATAAAGCTCCGGAGGAACAGGGTAAGGAGTTAAGAGAGTATCAAGACAAACTAGACCGGCTCGAGGCGAGATTGTTTGAGCTCGGTCATGTATTGAGTTCGAGTAACCGGTTGGGCTTGCAGAAGGTGGAGTAG
- a CDS encoding D-glycerate dehydrogenase: MRPKVYITRRIPSAVVAKIQEVCEVEMWQEEDIPVPREVLEDKVKDIDGLYCLLTESIDESLLQRANKLKVISNMAVGFNNIDVEAATQRGIIVTNTPGVLTETTADLTFALLMATARRLVEASDYLREGSWKTWSPMLLTGQDVYGATLGIIGLGRIGESLAKRAKGFDMRVLYHNRSRKEQAEQVLGLEYKELDALLKQSDFVCVLTPYSPETRNLIGERELSLMKSTAILINTARGGIVDEAALYQALSNGAIWAAGLDVFEEEPVKPDHPLLTLPNVVTLPHIGSASIQTRTKMAELAALNLLQALRGEGPAHRVN; the protein is encoded by the coding sequence ATGAGACCTAAAGTATACATAACGAGACGAATTCCGAGTGCAGTTGTTGCTAAGATTCAGGAAGTTTGTGAGGTGGAGATGTGGCAGGAGGAAGATATTCCGGTGCCGCGTGAGGTTTTGGAAGACAAAGTAAAAGACATTGATGGACTATACTGCTTATTAACGGAAAGCATAGACGAATCTCTGCTGCAGCGGGCCAACAAACTCAAAGTGATAAGCAATATGGCGGTGGGCTTTAACAACATTGATGTGGAAGCAGCCACTCAAAGGGGCATCATCGTCACCAATACCCCAGGCGTCTTGACAGAAACGACAGCTGATCTTACCTTTGCACTCTTGATGGCAACAGCTAGAAGACTAGTGGAGGCTTCAGATTATCTCCGAGAAGGAAGCTGGAAAACCTGGTCTCCCATGCTGTTAACGGGACAGGATGTCTATGGGGCTACCTTAGGGATTATCGGTTTAGGGCGAATTGGAGAATCACTGGCCAAGCGGGCGAAGGGATTTGATATGCGCGTTCTTTACCACAATCGGAGTCGAAAGGAACAAGCGGAACAGGTGCTTGGCTTAGAGTATAAAGAATTAGATGCATTATTAAAGCAATCGGACTTCGTCTGTGTGCTGACGCCGTATTCACCGGAAACGAGAAATTTAATTGGTGAGCGTGAACTCTCCTTGATGAAAAGCACGGCTATCCTCATTAATACAGCTCGTGGAGGGATCGTAGACGAAGCGGCCTTGTACCAGGCTTTGTCTAATGGAGCGATTTGGGCTGCAGGCTTAGATGTGTTCGAGGAAGAGCCGGTCAAGCCGGATCATCCCCTCCTCACTTTGCCGAATGTGGTCACTCTTCCACACATCGGTAGTGCCTCCATTCAGACACGGACCAAGATGGCCGAGTTGGCTGCCCTCAATTTATTACAAGCGTTAAGAGGAGAAGGGCCTGCTCATAGGGTAAATTAA
- a CDS encoding glycerate kinase — translation MKIVAAPDSFKGSISARELCQAIRKGIENVRSDAEVIELPLADGGEGTMENMVYSTQGKTVECEATDPLRRRIRASYGVLGDGQTVVVEVAQASGLTLLREGERDPLRATSYGTGELIRHALDAGYRRFIIGLGGSATNDGGAGLLRSLGLKFYHHDGSLLADGGAPLRDLAFIDTSEFDPRIKDSHFTIASDVTNPLCGGNGASAVFGPQKGATPENVVELDQALERYALVIFEQTGFDVRELPGSGAAGGIGAALLSFFHAECRSGIEIVMEAIGFNSQIQDADFIITGEGRLDTQTLSGKVIAGVCKEAKVYQVPVIALCGGMQLTREQMDQMGLLAGFSIIPRPCSLDVAMENASRWAESQVEQIMRLLSRKEKE, via the coding sequence ATGAAGATTGTAGCTGCTCCAGATTCCTTCAAGGGATCCATTTCCGCTAGGGAGTTATGCCAGGCGATTCGCAAGGGAATAGAGAACGTAAGGTCGGATGCTGAGGTCATCGAATTGCCTTTAGCTGATGGTGGAGAAGGTACGATGGAGAATATGGTCTATTCCACTCAGGGTAAGACCGTGGAGTGTGAGGCCACAGATCCCCTCCGTAGAAGGATTAGAGCCTCTTATGGGGTATTGGGAGATGGACAGACGGTAGTGGTTGAAGTAGCTCAGGCTTCCGGTTTGACTCTCCTTCGCGAGGGAGAACGAGACCCCTTAAGAGCGACAAGCTATGGGACGGGAGAATTGATCCGCCATGCGCTCGATGCGGGTTATCGCCGATTTATCATCGGACTTGGAGGGAGTGCGACGAATGATGGTGGGGCGGGTCTTCTGAGATCTCTTGGGTTGAAGTTTTACCATCATGACGGTTCTTTATTGGCTGATGGAGGTGCTCCACTAAGGGATCTGGCTTTTATCGATACATCAGAGTTCGATCCTCGGATTAAGGATTCTCATTTTACCATCGCGAGTGATGTGACGAACCCTTTATGTGGAGGGAATGGGGCATCTGCCGTATTTGGTCCGCAAAAAGGAGCTACACCAGAGAACGTTGTAGAATTGGATCAGGCACTTGAGCGCTACGCCCTTGTGATTTTCGAACAAACAGGATTCGATGTTCGAGAGCTTCCAGGCAGCGGAGCAGCAGGGGGAATCGGAGCGGCCCTCCTTTCTTTTTTTCATGCGGAATGTAGATCGGGTATTGAGATTGTCATGGAAGCGATCGGTTTCAACTCTCAGATTCAGGACGCTGACTTCATCATCACGGGAGAGGGGAGACTCGACACTCAAACCCTGTCGGGGAAGGTCATTGCAGGAGTATGTAAGGAGGCTAAAGTCTATCAAGTTCCTGTCATCGCGCTATGTGGGGGAATGCAGCTTACGAGGGAGCAGATGGATCAGATGGGTCTTCTTGCTGGTTTTTCCATTATTCCAAGGCCTTGCAGCCTCGATGTGGCGATGGAGAATGCAAGCCGTTGGGCAGAGAGTCAAGTCGAACAGATCATGCGTCTTCTTAGTAGGAAGGAAAAGGAGTAG
- a CDS encoding serine/threonine protein kinase, with protein sequence MSGDWKLAEDALKRVQIIGNNMNDLVSITSCSEQLRCIGIGTDAAVFQYDQTPAYAFKVYSSEALDKKEIEESVYLRIKESTFFPQYYGKGDNYIVLSLEKGITLYDCLIQGIPIPKQAIEEVEVAREFVRLQGLNPRDIHLKNILLQDDGHAKVIDVSEYAKEGNDNRWEHLLWAYDHIYPMIEGVSIPSWVLDTIKQWYKRMDQANFALEEFSQQAIRIFLGNRKS encoded by the coding sequence ATGTCAGGGGATTGGAAGTTAGCAGAAGATGCTCTTAAGCGAGTACAGATTATCGGGAATAACATGAATGACCTCGTCTCGATTACCAGTTGTTCGGAGCAGTTGCGTTGCATAGGCATCGGAACAGACGCAGCCGTGTTTCAGTATGACCAAACTCCAGCTTATGCGTTTAAAGTCTACTCATCTGAGGCATTAGATAAGAAAGAGATCGAGGAAAGCGTATACCTTCGTATAAAGGAATCCACCTTCTTTCCTCAGTATTATGGAAAAGGTGACAACTATATTGTCCTTAGCCTTGAGAAGGGGATAACCTTATATGATTGCCTCATCCAAGGGATCCCGATCCCCAAACAAGCCATTGAAGAAGTCGAGGTTGCACGGGAATTCGTTCGGTTACAAGGGTTGAATCCGCGCGATATCCACCTAAAAAATATCCTCCTGCAGGATGACGGCCATGCCAAGGTCATTGATGTTTCCGAGTATGCCAAAGAAGGCAACGATAATCGCTGGGAGCATCTCTTATGGGCATATGATCATATTTATCCTATGATCGAGGGGGTTAGTATCCCATCTTGGGTTCTCGATACCATCAAACAATGGTACAAACGTATGGATCAAGCCAACTTTGCGCTAGAGGAGTTTTCCCAGCAAGCGATCCGAATCTTTCTAGGAAATCGAAAATCCTGA